A DNA window from Centroberyx gerrardi isolate f3 chromosome 5, fCenGer3.hap1.cur.20231027, whole genome shotgun sequence contains the following coding sequences:
- the nfatc2b gene encoding nuclear factor of activated T-cells, cytoplasmic 2 isoform X1 translates to MTSGSLGLTEGLGQDISQEELDFSDLFLYNPAGEDFPAHCDKDDPGALLQNDSQPPLLVVNHPGAYISSSNPSASCQPPTCHIPVTDNLSGVGAGFDSLGLISRPGTIPAPSPRIEITPSGDSLSSQPLDPSPVSKALGAYREPLCVSPASSNSSTGWPAEAYSPLASPCVSPSGGGCGMISSALDLCPGLQSINTSSAHSSPGASPRTSITDETYLVPQHQRTCSPLPHQRSRSASPQGKRTYDHHCTPGLGGTPVKQRSRSPSPIPSPHDHQGSYYLHHYQAQAEPQPQAQASSSGLEEMLSSLSSSLPRAMPSKVVRSVYGQDCVYGDGHGWGAEQDRTGRAGAEVKPETFYMLPAVWPPPHPAHHGVFSSLPVAPLPSLEWPLPSQSGQYELLIQEQPRSHHRAHYETEGSRGAVKTPKGGHPEVQLRGYQGAAPLSLQVFIGTADERLLKPHAFYQVHRITGKTVTTPSMERMVSGTKVLEIPLEPKNHMRVVIDCAGILKLRNADIELRNGETDIGRKNTRVRLVFRVHVPQPGGQFVSLQVASNPIECSQRSAQELPAVERQDLDRCSVLGGQQMVLTGQNFTSDSKVMFSEKTQDGQQIWEVPATVDRDKSQPNMLFTEVPPYRDPTICHPAKVNFYVINGKKRSQPQHFIYTPLIAIKAEPLDDYQLRSYGCLDSQSLGLSMKSFYQHLERDADPQALNISPVLYHLANVDPRAQLLDDQPVYYQSRASSLISSPALYHTANQHHGNSGAALHSSMVSHLSSTSRAPVAELGSQGDDAFEACLVSRHQGYVQTAVQMGRSPPLPSRYIQAPAPGKPGRRTDPGGRGDLVPERVAVKQENLNHAYLEDVNDIIRRDLKGHSGERS, encoded by the exons atgaCTTCTGGAAGTTTGGGGCTTACGGAGGGCCTTGGTCAAGACATCAGTCAGGAGGAACTGGACTTTTCCGACTTGTTTTTATATAATCCAGCTGGAGAAGATTTTCCTGCCCACTGTGATAAAG ATGACCCAGGGGCTCTCCTTCAGAATGACAGCCAGCCTCCTTTGCTGGTGGTCAACCACCCCGGCGCTTACATCTCCAGCTCCAACCCTTCAGCCTCCTGCCAGCCCCCCACCTGTCATATCCCCGTCACAGATAACCTGTCTGGGGTTGGAGCCGGGTTTGACTCCCTGGGACTGATCTCGAGACCGGGGACCATCCCTGCTCCCAGCCCCAGGATTGAGATCACTCCGTCGGGCGACTCTCTGAGCTCCCAGCCCCTGGACCCGAGTCCCGTCTCCAAAGCCCTGGGAGCCTACAGGGAGCCGCTATGTGTGAGTCCCGCCAGCAGCAACTCCTCCACAGGCTGGCCAGCGGAGGCGTACTCTCCCCTGGCTTCGCCCTGCGTCTCACCCAGTGGAGGAGGGTGTGGCATGATATCATCAGCCTTGGACCTCTGCCCGGGCCTCCAGAGCATCAACACCTCTTCTGCCCACTCCTCTCCAGGCGCGTCCCCTCGCACCAGCATCACAGACGAAACCTATCTCGTGCCGCAGCACCAGCGGACCTGCTCACCGCTCCCCCACCAGCGCTCCCGCTCGGCCTCCCCCCAGGGAAAGCGCACCTATGACCATCACTGCACCCCCGGCTTGGGGGGCACCCCTGTCAAGCAGCGCTCACGGAGCCCCAGCCCCATCCCCTCGCCCCATGACCATCAGGGATCCTACTACCTTCACCACTACCAGGCCCAAGCTGAGCCCCAACCCCAGGCTCAGGCCTCCTCCTCCGGCCTGGAGGAGATGCTGAGCAGCCTCAGCTCCAGTCTGCCGAGGGCAATGCCTTCTAAGGTGGTGCGAAGTGTGTATGGGCAGGACTGTGTGTATGGAGACGGGCACGGCTGGGGCGCCGAGCAGGATAGGACAGGCAGGGCTGGAGCCGAGGTTAAGCCTGAGACCTTCTATATGCTGCCAGCTGTATGGCCTCCTCCCCATCCAGCCCACCACGGAGTATTCAG CAGTCTCCCTGTGGCCCCCCTGCCCTCTCTAGAGTGGCCCTTGCCCAGTCAGTCTGGTCAGTATGAGCTACTGATCCAAGAACAGCCAAGATCTCACCACAGAGCCCACTATGAGACCGAGGGAAGCCGGGGAGCTGTCAAGACTCCCAAAGGAGGGCATCCTGAGGTTCAG CTTCGTGGGTACCAAGGCGCAGCCCCACTGAGTCTGCAGGTCTTCATAGGGACGGCTGACGAGAGGCTCCTGAAACCGCACGCCTTCTACCAGGTCCACCGCATCACTGGTAAGACCGTCACCACGCCCAGCATGGAGAGGATGGTCAGCGGGACTAAAGTGCTGGAGATCCCcctggagccaaagaaccacatgAGAGTAGT GATTGACTGCGCAGGGATCCTGAAGCTGAGGAACGCTGACATCGAGCTGAGGAACGGCGAGACGGACATCGGAAGAAAAAACACTCGCGTGCGTTTAGTGTTCCGCGTCCACGTGCCACAACCTGGAGGCCAGTTTGTCTCCCTTCAAGTGGCTTCTAATCCCATCGAATGCT CCCAGCGCTCGGCCCAGGAGCTCCCCGCAGTCGAGAGGCAGGACCTGGACCGATGCTCGGTCCTCGGCGGTCAACAAATGGTCCTGACTGGACAGAATTTCACATCCGACTCCAAGGTGATGTTTTCGGAGAAGACGCAAG ATGGGCAGCAAATCTGGGAGGTGCCAGCCACTGTAGACAGAGACAAATCCCAGCCT AACATGCTGTTCACTGAGGTCCCTCCGTATCGAGACCCGACCATTTGCCACCCGGCCAAAGTCAACTTCTACGTGATCAATGGGAAGAAGCGCAGTCAGCCTCAGCACTTCATCTACACTCCTCTGATAG CCATCAAAGCAGAACCACTGGACGACTACCAGTTGCGTTCGTACGGCTGCTTAGACTCTCAGTCCCTCGGCCTGTCCATGAAGTCATTCTACCAACACCTGGAGCGGGACGCCGACCCTCAAGCCTTAAATATTTCTCCAGTGCTGTACCACCTGGCCAACGTAGACCCCAGAGCCCAGTTACTGGACGACCAACCTGTCTACTACCAGTCCAGAGCCAGCAGCCTGATCAGCAGCCCCGCGCTCTACCACACCGCCAACCAGCATCACGGCAATTCGGGAGCCGCCCTCCATTCCTCCATGgtctcccacctctcctccacctccagagCCCCCGTGGCTGAACTGGGCTCTCAGGGCGATGACGCATTCGAGGCCTGTTTGGTGTCGAGGCATCAGGGCTACGTGCAGACGGCCGTGCAGATGGGAAGGTCGCCGCCGCTGCCTTCGAGATACATCCAGGCTCCAGCTCCAGGAAAGCCGGGGCGCAGGACAGACCCAGGCGGCCGAGGCGATCTGGTTCCTGAGAGGGTGGCGGTCAAACAGGAGAACCTTAACCACGCCTATCTGGAGGATG TGAATGACATCATACGGAGAGATCTGAAAGGCCACAGCGGAGAGAGATCCTAG
- the nfatc2b gene encoding nuclear factor of activated T-cells, cytoplasmic 2 isoform X2 — MTSGSLGLTEGLGQDISQEELDFSDLFLYNPAGEDFPAHCDKDDPGALLQNDSQPPLLVVNHPGAYISSSNPSASCQPPTCHIPVTDNLSGVGAGFDSLGLISRPGTIPAPSPRIEITPSGDSLSSQPLDPSPVSKALGAYREPLCVSPASSNSSTGWPAEAYSPLASPCVSPSGGGCGMISSALDLCPGLQSINTSSAHSSPGASPRTSITDETYLVPQHQRTCSPLPHQRSRSASPQGKRTYDHHCTPGLGGTPVKQRSRSPSPIPSPHDHQGSYYLHHYQAQAEPQPQAQASSSGLEEMLSSLSSSLPRAMPSKVVRSVYGQDCVYGDGHGWGAEQDRTGRAGAEVKPETFYMLPAVWPPPHPAHHGVFSLPVAPLPSLEWPLPSQSGQYELLIQEQPRSHHRAHYETEGSRGAVKTPKGGHPEVQLRGYQGAAPLSLQVFIGTADERLLKPHAFYQVHRITGKTVTTPSMERMVSGTKVLEIPLEPKNHMRVVIDCAGILKLRNADIELRNGETDIGRKNTRVRLVFRVHVPQPGGQFVSLQVASNPIECSQRSAQELPAVERQDLDRCSVLGGQQMVLTGQNFTSDSKVMFSEKTQDGQQIWEVPATVDRDKSQPNMLFTEVPPYRDPTICHPAKVNFYVINGKKRSQPQHFIYTPLIAIKAEPLDDYQLRSYGCLDSQSLGLSMKSFYQHLERDADPQALNISPVLYHLANVDPRAQLLDDQPVYYQSRASSLISSPALYHTANQHHGNSGAALHSSMVSHLSSTSRAPVAELGSQGDDAFEACLVSRHQGYVQTAVQMGRSPPLPSRYIQAPAPGKPGRRTDPGGRGDLVPERVAVKQENLNHAYLEDVNDIIRRDLKGHSGERS; from the exons atgaCTTCTGGAAGTTTGGGGCTTACGGAGGGCCTTGGTCAAGACATCAGTCAGGAGGAACTGGACTTTTCCGACTTGTTTTTATATAATCCAGCTGGAGAAGATTTTCCTGCCCACTGTGATAAAG ATGACCCAGGGGCTCTCCTTCAGAATGACAGCCAGCCTCCTTTGCTGGTGGTCAACCACCCCGGCGCTTACATCTCCAGCTCCAACCCTTCAGCCTCCTGCCAGCCCCCCACCTGTCATATCCCCGTCACAGATAACCTGTCTGGGGTTGGAGCCGGGTTTGACTCCCTGGGACTGATCTCGAGACCGGGGACCATCCCTGCTCCCAGCCCCAGGATTGAGATCACTCCGTCGGGCGACTCTCTGAGCTCCCAGCCCCTGGACCCGAGTCCCGTCTCCAAAGCCCTGGGAGCCTACAGGGAGCCGCTATGTGTGAGTCCCGCCAGCAGCAACTCCTCCACAGGCTGGCCAGCGGAGGCGTACTCTCCCCTGGCTTCGCCCTGCGTCTCACCCAGTGGAGGAGGGTGTGGCATGATATCATCAGCCTTGGACCTCTGCCCGGGCCTCCAGAGCATCAACACCTCTTCTGCCCACTCCTCTCCAGGCGCGTCCCCTCGCACCAGCATCACAGACGAAACCTATCTCGTGCCGCAGCACCAGCGGACCTGCTCACCGCTCCCCCACCAGCGCTCCCGCTCGGCCTCCCCCCAGGGAAAGCGCACCTATGACCATCACTGCACCCCCGGCTTGGGGGGCACCCCTGTCAAGCAGCGCTCACGGAGCCCCAGCCCCATCCCCTCGCCCCATGACCATCAGGGATCCTACTACCTTCACCACTACCAGGCCCAAGCTGAGCCCCAACCCCAGGCTCAGGCCTCCTCCTCCGGCCTGGAGGAGATGCTGAGCAGCCTCAGCTCCAGTCTGCCGAGGGCAATGCCTTCTAAGGTGGTGCGAAGTGTGTATGGGCAGGACTGTGTGTATGGAGACGGGCACGGCTGGGGCGCCGAGCAGGATAGGACAGGCAGGGCTGGAGCCGAGGTTAAGCCTGAGACCTTCTATATGCTGCCAGCTGTATGGCCTCCTCCCCATCCAGCCCACCACGGAGTATTCAG TCTCCCTGTGGCCCCCCTGCCCTCTCTAGAGTGGCCCTTGCCCAGTCAGTCTGGTCAGTATGAGCTACTGATCCAAGAACAGCCAAGATCTCACCACAGAGCCCACTATGAGACCGAGGGAAGCCGGGGAGCTGTCAAGACTCCCAAAGGAGGGCATCCTGAGGTTCAG CTTCGTGGGTACCAAGGCGCAGCCCCACTGAGTCTGCAGGTCTTCATAGGGACGGCTGACGAGAGGCTCCTGAAACCGCACGCCTTCTACCAGGTCCACCGCATCACTGGTAAGACCGTCACCACGCCCAGCATGGAGAGGATGGTCAGCGGGACTAAAGTGCTGGAGATCCCcctggagccaaagaaccacatgAGAGTAGT GATTGACTGCGCAGGGATCCTGAAGCTGAGGAACGCTGACATCGAGCTGAGGAACGGCGAGACGGACATCGGAAGAAAAAACACTCGCGTGCGTTTAGTGTTCCGCGTCCACGTGCCACAACCTGGAGGCCAGTTTGTCTCCCTTCAAGTGGCTTCTAATCCCATCGAATGCT CCCAGCGCTCGGCCCAGGAGCTCCCCGCAGTCGAGAGGCAGGACCTGGACCGATGCTCGGTCCTCGGCGGTCAACAAATGGTCCTGACTGGACAGAATTTCACATCCGACTCCAAGGTGATGTTTTCGGAGAAGACGCAAG ATGGGCAGCAAATCTGGGAGGTGCCAGCCACTGTAGACAGAGACAAATCCCAGCCT AACATGCTGTTCACTGAGGTCCCTCCGTATCGAGACCCGACCATTTGCCACCCGGCCAAAGTCAACTTCTACGTGATCAATGGGAAGAAGCGCAGTCAGCCTCAGCACTTCATCTACACTCCTCTGATAG CCATCAAAGCAGAACCACTGGACGACTACCAGTTGCGTTCGTACGGCTGCTTAGACTCTCAGTCCCTCGGCCTGTCCATGAAGTCATTCTACCAACACCTGGAGCGGGACGCCGACCCTCAAGCCTTAAATATTTCTCCAGTGCTGTACCACCTGGCCAACGTAGACCCCAGAGCCCAGTTACTGGACGACCAACCTGTCTACTACCAGTCCAGAGCCAGCAGCCTGATCAGCAGCCCCGCGCTCTACCACACCGCCAACCAGCATCACGGCAATTCGGGAGCCGCCCTCCATTCCTCCATGgtctcccacctctcctccacctccagagCCCCCGTGGCTGAACTGGGCTCTCAGGGCGATGACGCATTCGAGGCCTGTTTGGTGTCGAGGCATCAGGGCTACGTGCAGACGGCCGTGCAGATGGGAAGGTCGCCGCCGCTGCCTTCGAGATACATCCAGGCTCCAGCTCCAGGAAAGCCGGGGCGCAGGACAGACCCAGGCGGCCGAGGCGATCTGGTTCCTGAGAGGGTGGCGGTCAAACAGGAGAACCTTAACCACGCCTATCTGGAGGATG TGAATGACATCATACGGAGAGATCTGAAAGGCCACAGCGGAGAGAGATCCTAG